CGGAGCTCCCAGCAGAGGGAAGGCTACAAGGGCGTCTTCCAGGATCAGCTGTGGGAATACACAGATCTGCTCTGGGAGATCCGCAGCACGTTCCCCATGGAGCTGGAGGCCAGCAGCaaggcaccagcagcacagcgGGCCCATCAGGTGGGATGAGTTGGGATGTCCCTGCAGGATGGGGTTGATCTGGagggggggcagtgggggggggACATGCAGGATCCTGCACCAGCAGTGCtccaaggaaaataaacagctgGGAAACAAGGAGCAGGAGCAATTCTGGCTACGCCTGGGGTGAGGTTCTCACTCCATAGTCCTGGTACCTCATTAGGGCCCTGCTCCACCAGCCCAAGCCCCCAGGGCTCCCGGATGTGTCTTTTCCCCGCAGGATGGGAGCAGGATGGCCCATGTCTTGCATGAGTACTTGAGGAAGAAGGTAAACAGGGAAAGGGTTCATGATCTGTCCCTGCAAGCCCCATGGTgtttctccccatccccactgcttggggggggtccccaaggCACGGCAGGACCCTGGTGCCAGGGCATGGTGCCGGGCTCCTCTTGGCTGAGCACAATCCATCAGGATTGGGCCTTCCTGGCCAAGCAGCAGCGCTGTGAGTACCTGAAGCAGAAGCTGACGCACATCAAGGCACGAATCCAGGAGTACGACCGTGACTGCGCTGGAACCTTCTGAGCTTCCGCACTGACACCGTGGTCCTGGCACCGGGATCCCAGGCGGCACCGCaggggctgggtgctggggaccGGGGTGATGGTGCTGCCATTGCACCCACCTGGGCACTGAGGGCGAGCCCAGGGCTCCCCATGCTGCTGGGGTTTAGGGTCCTTTGGGTGCTCTGTGCTCTCAGGGAGCCCCAGGAACTGGGTAGGTGCTGCCTGTTCCTGTGTGGGATCCAAGCCCTGTCTGCACCCCCTGTGATCTGGGGGGGCTGGCGGGGGTGTCTGTAGAACTGGATCTAATAAAGCACACTGATGTTGTCAGGGGGGTCTTGgtgcatccccagccctgcactCACAGGACGCTTCTGTCCCCAAGCAAACAAGGAGGTGGGGGGAGAGTCCAGACCCGCAGAGGGCCCCAACCTGGGGCGCTCCCCCCGCACCCCCCGTTCGGGCTCCCTCTTGTTTCACTCCGTGCACTTTAACCACCCTCCTGCGGAAGGCGGTGCTGGGGACCCGAGCGGGGGGCGGCCCCggggctctgccccccccctccctcccatcGCACCCCTCCCCGGAGGCGGAAaccggggccgggccggggccggtCTCCCGCAGCGCCCGGCGCCGCTCCCGGCTGCCATTTTAAGGTGAACAAAGAGGCGGAGGCGCAGGGCAGGTGAGTGAGTCCGTGTCCGACGGAGCCCCCGGGACCGGCACCGGGAGCGGCAACGGGGGCCGAGCGCGTTCGCGGTCCCGGGGGGCGCACCGGGGGCTCCCCGCCGTGCACGGGGGGACGGTCCCGTCTTCCCCGCCGCTCCTGCGCGCACCGCGGTGCCCACCGGGCTCCGCACCGGCACCGCGGGCCCCACCGGTTGCTGCACCGGGGTCCCCACCGGTACCGGGGCTCTCGGCGGATCCCCACCGGTACCGACACCCGGGTCTCCACCGGTACCGGAGTCCCCGCTGACATCGACGTCCCCGGGATCATCACCGGGGTCTCCACCGGTACCGGGGCTCCCGCAGCCCCGACGGATGGAAGGCGAGAGGCGGAGGCTCCTCCTGGGGGTCGCTGTCCCCGTCCGGTGCCCCCGCAGCGGGCAAGGGACTCCCAGAGCCCCCGGTCCCGTGTCCTCCGCTCCGCCACCGGGGGTGCCTCGGGCACCGGGAGCCTGAGACCCTGCGGTTCTGCTTTGCGGGGAGGTCCCCGCTGCTGCCGTGAGCTCGGGCGGGGGGACCCGGACCCACTGAAGCCGTGTTGGGGGAGCTGCTGTCCGAGCCCCCCCGCAGCCCACCCTTGCTGTGGGTCAGTGGTTGCCACCTCGCAGCCCACCCTAACCAAGGGGCCTCATCCTGCACTGTCGGGGTTGGGTTTCCCACACGGATTCAGGTTTCTCCTGCTCTGTGATGGGGTGTCTGGGTCGGGCGGGTTCTGCACGGACgggtgtgtgtgttttgcatCGATTTTAAGGGACGCCCCCCCCCCAAACTTTGAAAGCACTTTGCTGCTTTTCGCTGGGGTGTTGCTAATGTGTGTTTcttgttgttattatttaatCCAGTGGATCTGCTTACGGAGAGAGCCTCGGGGTTAGCACTGCCCTTGGGTAAGAGCTTTTCTGCTGTAATTAGACCTGGAACAATCAACTTCATTCAGATGGGGTCTGGTGGTCGGGGAGTCGAGGGGGTGTCAGGGCTGATGCAtggtgcagggctgggctgtgaccgggcagctctgctgggtgATGCTGGCTGACTCACTCCtcccgtgcctcagtttccccatgaGCCGCCCTGactctggtgctgctgtgcaCGGGCGGGTGTTGACAGTGCCGTTGGGCTGGTGACGGGGACCAAAGTCCCCATCAGGTGTGCAGAGACACCCATCAGTCCTGCCTTGCGCTGCCCTGGTGCACAACCAGCTCCCAtggctccatccatctcccCACCAGGCTCTTCTGAAGCATGAAGACCTACGACAGTCCACCGACGGGCTATGGGCCCCCCACGGGCTATGGGCCCCCCACAGGCTATGGGTCCCCCACTGGCTATGGGCCCCCCACTGGCTATGGGTCCCCCACAGGAGATTATGGCACCGGTGCCCGCTCTCCCCCACCGGGCTCCTACTACATGGAGGATGTGCCGCAGCACTTCTACAAGTGGAGCTCACCG
The DNA window shown above is from Melopsittacus undulatus isolate bMelUnd1 chromosome 19, bMelUnd1.mat.Z, whole genome shotgun sequence and carries:
- the OCEL1 gene encoding occludin/ELL domain-containing protein 1; amino-acid sequence: MELEASSKAPAAQRAHQGPAPPAQAPRAPGCVFSPQDGSRMAHVLHEYLRKKDWAFLAKQQRCEYLKQKLTHIKARIQEYDRDCAGTF